From Halichoerus grypus chromosome 6, mHalGry1.hap1.1, whole genome shotgun sequence, one genomic window encodes:
- the KCNJ4 gene encoding inward rectifier potassium channel 4: protein MHGHSRNGQAHVPRRKRRNRFVKKNGQCNVYFANLSNKSQRYMADIFTTCVDTRWRYMLMIFSAAFLVSWLFFGLLFWCIAFFHGDLEAGPAAAAAAAAAAVAAGGAPTGGGAAAPTAPKPCIMHVNGFLGAFLFSVETQTTIGYGFRCVTEECPLAVIAVVVQSIVGCVIDSFMIGTIMAKMARPKKRAQTLLFSHHAVISVRDGKLCLMWRVGNLRKSHIVEAHVRAQLIKPYMTQEGEYLPLDQRDLNVGYDIGLDRIFLVSPIIIVHEIDEDSPLYGMGKEELESEDFEIVVILEGMVEATAMTTQARSSYLASEILWGHRFEPVVFEEKSHYKVDYSRFHKTYEVAGTPCCSARELQESKITVLPAPPPPPSAFCYENELALMSQEEEEMEEEAAAAAAVAAGLGLEAGSKEEAGIIRMLEFGSHLDLERMQATLPLDNISYRRESAI from the coding sequence ATGCACGGGCACAGCCGCAACGGGCAGGCCCACGTGCCCCGGCGGAAACGCCGCAACCGCTTCGTCAAGAAGAACGGCCAATGCAACGTCTACTTCGCCAACCTGAGCAACAAGTCGCAGCGCTACATGGCGGACATATTCACCACCTGCGTGGACACGCGCTGGCGCTACATGCTCATGATCTTCTCCGCCGCCTTCCTGGTCTCCTGGCTCTTCTTTGGCCTCCTCTTCTGGTGTATCGCCTTCTTCCACGGTGACCTGGAGGCTGGCCCGGCGGCCGCGGccgcagcggcggcggcagcagtgGCGGCAGGGGGGGCCCCGACGGGCGGTGGCGCGGCCGCCCCGACGGCCCCCAAGCCCTGCATCATGCACGTGAACGGCTTCCTGGGCGCCTTCCTGTTTTCGGTGGAGACGCAGACGACCATCGGCTACGGGTTCCGGTGCGTGACGGAGGAGTGCCCGCTGGCGGTCATTGCCGTGGTGGTCCAGTCCATCGTGGGCTGCGTCATCGACTCCTTCATGATCGGCACCATCATGGCCAAGATGGCTCGGCCCAAGAAGCGGGCGCAGACGCTGCTGTTCAGCCACCACGCGGTCATCTCGGTGCGCGACGGCAAGCTCTGCCTGATGTGGCGCGTGGGCAACCTGCGCAAGAGCCACATCGTGGAGGCCCACGTGCGGGCCCAGCTCATCAAGCCCTACATGACCCAGGAGGGCGAGTACCTGCCGCTGGACCAGCGGGACCTCAACGTGGGCTACGACATCGGCCTGGACCGCATCTTCCTGGTGTCGCCCATCATCATCGTCCACGAGATCGACGAGGACAGCCCGCTCTATGGCATGGGCAAGGAGGAGCTAGAGTCGGAGGACTTTGAGATCGTGGTCATCCTCGAGGGCATGGTGGAGGCCACCGCCATGACCACCCAGGCCCGCAGCTCCTACCTGGCCAGCGAGATCCTGTGGGGCCACCGCTTTGAGCCCGTGGTCTTCGAGGAGAAGAGCCACTACAAGGTGGACTACTCGCGCTTCCACAAGACCTACGAGGTGGCCGGCACGCCCTGCTGCTCCGCCCGGGAGCTGCAGGAGAGCAAGATCACCGTGCTGCctgccccgccgcccccgcccagTGCCTTCTGCTACGAGAACGAGCTGGCCCTCATgagccaggaggaagaggagatggaggaggaggcgGCAGCCGCTGCTGCCGTGGCCGCGGGCCTGGGCCTGGAGGCGGGCTCCAAGGAGGAGGCGGGCATCATCCGAATGCTGGAGTTTGGCAGCCACCTGGATCTGGAGCGCATGCAAGCCACCCTCCCGCTGGACAACATCTCCTACCGCAGGGAGTCCGCCATCTGA